A window of the Bdellovibrio sp. ZAP7 genome harbors these coding sequences:
- a CDS encoding HD-GYP domain-containing protein has translation MSAKWGNIPSWAYDSAKALMQTLKIVDPETYAHCCRVGEMSRKLARDAGLNEYEQKLAEFAGLFHDIGKMGVSQSIIAKPGKLDPQEQAIMRSHPVMSEDIVQPLASHKFFGTILPAIRGHHERVDGTGYPDKIAGDKIDILARVILVVDTYDAMSQTRAYRKGLPDEVVYEELVRCSGTQFDSQLVKIFLQAHPHWADQQNDQETEHLLIKKIA, from the coding sequence ATGTCTGCAAAATGGGGGAATATACCGTCGTGGGCTTACGATTCGGCCAAAGCACTCATGCAAACTTTGAAGATAGTCGACCCTGAAACCTATGCGCACTGTTGCCGTGTTGGCGAGATGTCGCGCAAACTGGCTCGCGATGCGGGTCTTAATGAGTACGAACAAAAGCTTGCTGAATTTGCTGGTCTCTTTCACGACATCGGTAAGATGGGTGTTTCTCAAAGCATTATTGCAAAGCCAGGAAAGCTAGATCCACAAGAACAAGCGATCATGCGCTCTCACCCGGTGATGAGTGAAGATATCGTGCAACCGTTAGCTTCGCATAAATTCTTTGGAACTATCTTGCCAGCAATTCGCGGGCACCATGAGCGTGTCGATGGCACAGGTTACCCAGATAAAATCGCCGGTGATAAAATTGATATTTTAGCCCGAGTTATTTTGGTGGTGGATACCTATGATGCCATGTCGCAGACGCGTGCCTATCGCAAAGGTTTGCCGGATGAGGTGGTGTACGAGGAACTGGTGCGTTGCTCAGGAACACAATTTGACTCGCAGTTAGTGAAAATCTTTTTACAAGCACATCCCCATTGGGCAGATCAACAAAACGACCAGGAAACAGAACATCTGTTAATTAAAAAAATCGCCTAA